Proteins from a genomic interval of Acomys russatus chromosome 19, mAcoRus1.1, whole genome shotgun sequence:
- the LOC127202961 gene encoding zinc finger protein 431-like, whose product MNAVTYDDVCVNFTREEWALLDPFQKSLYKDVMGETYRNLIAIGYNWEDHNIEEHCQSSRRNGRHERTYTGEKPYECNQCGKVFAHHSDIQRHKRVHTGEKPYKCNQCDKAFSQHSHLQIHNRTHTGEKPYKCSQCDKAFSLHGNLQIHKRTHTGEKPYKCNQCGKAFSQHSHLQIHKRIHTGEKSFKCNLCGRAFSEQSSLQIHKRTHTGEKPYKCNQCEKAFLKHIHLQIHNRTHSGEKPYKCNQCDKAFSLHGNLQIHNRTHTGEKPYRCNQCDKAFSQHSNLRIHERTHTGEKPYKCNQCDKAFSVHCNLQIHERTHTGEKPYRCNQCGKAFSKHTSLQIHIRTHTGEKPYRCNQCEKAFVYRRDLQRHERIHTPYNHYQSVHAFYNTVVSEYRTHTGEKPYECNQGDKAFSRRSHLQIHKRTHTGEKPYECNQGDKAFACPGGLQRHERSHTGADTL is encoded by the exons GCTACAATTGGGAAGACCATAATATTGAAGAACATTgtcaaagttctagaagaaatggaag gcatgaaagaacttatactggagagaaaccctatgaatgtaatcagtgtggcaAAGTCTTTGCACATCACAGTGATATTCAAAGGCATAAAagagttcatactggagagaaaccctacaaatgtaatcAATGCGATAAAGCCTTCTCACAACACAGTCATCTCCAAATACATaacagaacacacactggagagaaaccctacaaatgtagCCAATGCGATAAAGCCTTTTCACTACATGGtaatctccaaatacataaaagaacacacactggagagaaaccctataaatgtaatcaatgtggtaaagccttctCACAACACAGtcatctccaaatacataaaagaatacatactggagagaaatccTTCAAATGTAATCTATGTGGTAGAGCCTTTTCAGAACAAAgtagtctccaaatacataaaagaacacatactggagagaaaccctacaaatgcaATCAATGTGAGAAAGcctttttaaaacacattcatctccaaatacataacagaacacacagtggagagaaaccctataaatgcAATCAATGTGATAAAGCTTTTTCGTTACATGGTAATCTCCAAATTCATaacagaacacacactggagagaaaccctacagatgtaatcaatgtgataaagccttCTCACAACACAGTAATCTCCGAATACATGAACGAACACACACTGGGGAGAAACCTTACAAGTGCAATCAgtgtgataaagccttttcagTACACTGTAATCTCCAAATACATGAacgaacacacactggagagaaaccctacagatgtaatcagtgtggtaaagccttttcaaaACACACTTCTCTCCAAATACAcataagaacacacactggagagaaaccctacagaTGCAATCAGTGTGAGAAAGCCTTTGTATATCGCCgtgatcttcaaaggcatgaaagaattcatacaccCTACAATCATTACCAAAGTGTCCATGCCTTTTACAACACAGTTGTCTCTGAatacagaacacacactggagagaaaccttatgaatgtaatcaaggTGATAAAGCATTTTCACGGCGCAGTCATCTCCAGATACATaagagaacacacactggagagaaaccttatgaatgtaatcaaggTGATAAAGCCTTTGCTTGTCCCGGTGGTCTTCAAAGGCACGAAAGAAGCCATACTGGAGCAGACACCCTGTGA